The following proteins are co-located in the Dietzia timorensis genome:
- a CDS encoding methylated-DNA--[protein]-cysteine S-methyltransferase, giving the protein MGETTSATGVGTGSDTARRRFGIIDSPVGELLAVAEAGALGGLYFTPHQYPPAPESIGPQVSVAEDKVLAATAEELGEYFAGQRTHFSIAVSTNGDAFSESVWQLLREIPYGDTWTYADLAVRLGNKHLAQRVGQSVGHNPVSIIVPCHRVIGADGSLTGFAGGLDRKRYLLSLEEPAPEAAGRLF; this is encoded by the coding sequence ATGGGCGAGACCACCAGCGCCACCGGCGTCGGCACCGGTAGCGACACCGCTCGGCGGAGGTTCGGGATCATCGACTCGCCCGTGGGCGAGCTCCTGGCGGTCGCCGAGGCGGGCGCGCTGGGCGGACTCTACTTCACTCCTCACCAGTACCCGCCCGCGCCCGAATCGATCGGTCCACAGGTGTCCGTGGCGGAGGACAAGGTGCTCGCCGCCACCGCCGAGGAACTCGGCGAGTATTTCGCCGGGCAGCGCACCCACTTCTCGATAGCGGTGTCGACGAACGGCGACGCCTTCTCGGAATCCGTGTGGCAGCTCCTGCGAGAAATCCCGTACGGCGACACCTGGACGTACGCCGATCTCGCGGTGCGCCTCGGCAACAAGCATCTCGCCCAACGAGTGGGTCAGTCGGTTGGGCACAATCCCGTCAGCATCATCGTCCCCTGTCACCGGGTCATCGGCGCGGATGGCTCACTCACCGGTTTCGCCGGCGGGCTGGACCGCAAGCGTTACCTGTTGTCGCTCGAAGAACCGGCGCCCGAAGCGGCCGGGAGATTGTTCTAG
- a CDS encoding RNA polymerase sigma factor, which translates to MQTRFDAFVREHGPTVLRVCRSLLGSGADAEDAWSETFLAALRAWDTLGSPSGTVNHQAWLVRVAKNKCVDTARQTARRPSPVADVPERLAQASSTDAGGHEIWEQVAALPEKQRLAVALHYFGGLSHVETAELTGSTPPAVRRASADGVAALRLSLAREEGTT; encoded by the coding sequence ATGCAGACGCGATTCGATGCATTCGTCCGGGAGCACGGCCCCACCGTGCTCCGTGTATGCCGCTCCCTCCTCGGCTCCGGCGCCGATGCCGAAGACGCCTGGTCGGAAACGTTTCTCGCGGCATTACGCGCCTGGGATACCCTCGGTTCCCCGTCTGGCACGGTCAACCACCAGGCGTGGCTGGTCCGGGTGGCGAAGAACAAATGCGTCGACACAGCGCGCCAGACCGCAAGGCGCCCCTCCCCCGTGGCCGATGTGCCCGAACGGCTAGCCCAGGCGTCGTCGACGGACGCCGGCGGGCACGAGATCTGGGAGCAGGTCGCGGCGCTGCCGGAGAAGCAGCGCCTCGCGGTGGCGCTGCACTATTTCGGCGGCCTCAGCCACGTCGAGACCGCCGAGCTCACCGGCTCCACACCACCTGCCGTACGCCGCGCCAGCGCGGACGGCGTCGCCGCTCTGCGCCTGTCGCTCGCACGCGAGGAAGGAACGACCTAG
- a CDS encoding methylated-DNA--[protein]-cysteine S-methyltransferase has product MDTHSILTDDFGIQDDEIERLAAGLGAAADSVGLLDVAYTEVGSPVGALILAATERGLVRVAFDSTPLDQVLDELAVSVGARLMRAPSRFDIAERQLGEYFSGARREFQLSLDWRLATGFRLEVQRYLPHITYGSTASYAEVAQGVGNPKAVRAVGTACAKNPLPIVVPCHRVVRSDGSLGNYAGGQEAKRELLALEGSR; this is encoded by the coding sequence ATGGACACACATTCCATTCTGACCGACGACTTCGGCATCCAGGACGACGAGATCGAGCGGCTCGCCGCCGGCCTCGGCGCTGCCGCAGACTCGGTAGGCCTTCTCGATGTCGCCTACACCGAAGTCGGCTCGCCCGTCGGTGCACTCATTCTCGCGGCCACCGAGCGCGGTCTGGTCCGGGTCGCTTTCGACTCCACCCCGCTCGATCAAGTCCTCGACGAGCTCGCCGTATCCGTTGGCGCGCGACTGATGCGCGCCCCGTCCCGTTTCGATATTGCCGAGCGGCAACTCGGCGAGTACTTCTCCGGGGCACGGAGGGAATTCCAACTGTCCCTGGACTGGCGGCTCGCGACCGGCTTCCGGCTCGAGGTCCAGCGTTACCTCCCGCACATCACCTACGGTTCCACGGCAAGCTACGCAGAGGTCGCGCAAGGTGTCGGCAACCCGAAGGCGGTTCGGGCGGTCGGAACGGCATGCGCGAAGAATCCGTTGCCCATCGTGGTGCCCTGTCACCGCGTCGTCCGCAGCGACGGATCGCTGGGCAACTATGCCGGCGGGCAGGAAGCCAAGCGGGAGCTGCTCGCGTTGGAGGGATCACGATGA
- a CDS encoding alpha-ketoglutarate-dependent dioxygenase AlkB family protein, giving the protein MSPTGTTGALFGPEALGRPRREVAPGAFWVPDWLTVPQQAWIVQAARSLGRGPVPYHSAKIGNGQMSVSTLSLGWHWYPYGYSRYAVDVNGCRVAAVPEWLVRLGHRAIEDVTGSRAEGDAHTIDAALLNFYDTSARMGMHIDGEESADAPIISLSIGDTCTFRFGNTETRTKPYTDVALASGDLFVFGGPSRRAYHGVPKIVPGTAPEGCGLASGRLNITLRITGMADDSFPIANSAPPNEYSKGTA; this is encoded by the coding sequence ATGAGCCCGACCGGGACGACCGGAGCCCTATTCGGCCCAGAAGCCCTCGGCCGCCCGCGCCGCGAGGTCGCCCCTGGCGCGTTCTGGGTACCGGACTGGCTTACCGTCCCTCAACAGGCGTGGATCGTGCAGGCGGCGCGGTCGCTCGGACGCGGCCCCGTCCCCTATCATTCTGCGAAGATCGGCAACGGTCAGATGAGCGTGAGCACGTTGTCGCTCGGCTGGCACTGGTACCCCTACGGCTACAGCCGCTATGCCGTCGACGTCAACGGCTGTCGCGTCGCCGCCGTGCCCGAGTGGCTCGTACGCCTCGGCCACCGCGCCATCGAGGACGTCACCGGAAGCCGCGCCGAAGGCGACGCCCACACGATCGACGCCGCGCTGCTCAATTTCTACGACACCAGCGCCCGCATGGGCATGCACATCGACGGCGAGGAATCCGCCGACGCCCCGATCATCTCGCTGTCCATTGGCGATACCTGCACCTTCCGCTTCGGCAACACCGAAACCCGCACCAAGCCGTACACGGACGTCGCCCTCGCCTCCGGCGACCTCTTCGTCTTCGGAGGCCCGTCGCGGCGCGCGTACCACGGCGTTCCCAAGATCGTGCCGGGCACTGCGCCCGAGGGCTGCGGCCTGGCCTCCGGTCGCCTCAACATCACCCTCCGGATCACGGGCATGGCCGACGACTCTTTCCCGATAGCCAATAGCGCACCACCCAACGAATACAGCAAAGGAACCGCATGA
- a CDS encoding DNA-3-methyladenine glycosylase I, with translation MTTEPESTALIVGDDGLTRPSWAESSDLMREYYDTEWGLPVRDEQGLYERITLEGFQSGLSWATILRKRPAFREAFHDFDPDVVAEFTETDVERLMDNADIIRNRAKINAAINGARATIGLRDDGGLANFVWSFQPSTTPAPRTYEEVPTQSEESKALAKALRSRGFRFVGPTTMYALMEAIGMVDTHLVGSHRRGSSGVWPTEAQ, from the coding sequence ATGACCACCGAACCGGAATCCACTGCTCTCATCGTCGGCGACGACGGACTTACCCGCCCCAGCTGGGCCGAATCAAGCGACCTCATGCGCGAGTATTACGACACCGAATGGGGCCTACCCGTACGAGACGAGCAGGGGCTTTACGAAAGAATCACTCTCGAAGGCTTCCAGTCGGGACTGTCGTGGGCAACGATCCTGCGCAAACGCCCCGCCTTCCGCGAAGCATTCCACGACTTCGATCCGGACGTTGTCGCCGAGTTCACCGAGACAGATGTAGAGCGGCTCATGGACAACGCGGACATCATCCGCAACCGCGCGAAGATCAACGCGGCGATCAATGGCGCCCGCGCCACCATAGGTCTACGCGATGACGGCGGGCTCGCGAATTTCGTCTGGTCATTCCAACCCTCGACCACGCCTGCTCCCCGCACATACGAGGAAGTCCCCACACAGTCCGAGGAATCGAAAGCACTCGCCAAGGCATTGCGCAGTCGCGGCTTCCGCTTCGTCGGGCCGACGACGATGTACGCGCTCATGGAGGCGATCGGAATGGTCGACACCCATCTCGTCGGTTCGCACCGGCGCGGATCATCAGGAGTGTGGCCCACGGAAGCGCAGTAG
- the mgtE gene encoding magnesium transporter encodes MSDATGVHTDYLHLLIENRELPELSEICATMPAWEIVDVFDEIPTRDAAVLFRLLDKSKAIEIFDDLDTAAQADLVAELSDAKVSEVFAGLEPDEQARLLDELPARVAKKLMTAMTAEDHGQVTRLLGYPRDSVGRTMEPAVYAKEHETVDEVLHRIRSHHASLEALAEIPVVSDVLVLVGKLNPIDLLRSDGDRHASELMEADPPYAYTSDDAETVARRVLDSGDLLFPIVDAEKRLVGVFPIGDAAALDKRAVDEDSARAGGAEPLRRPYLLTPVATVAKSRVVWLLVLAVSAVLTVQVLEIFEETLSQVVALALFIPLLTGIGGNTGSQAATTVTRALSLGNVRKRDFMKVAFKELRTGILLGIALGALAFAVASLVYGVGIGTVVGLTIILNCPIAATVGGLVPLVAQACKVDPAVFSTPFISTFCDATGLLLYFTVAITVLGL; translated from the coding sequence ATGAGCGACGCCACAGGAGTACACACCGACTACCTGCATCTCCTGATAGAGAATCGCGAGCTGCCCGAGCTTTCGGAGATCTGCGCGACAATGCCCGCATGGGAGATTGTCGACGTATTCGACGAGATCCCGACTCGTGACGCTGCCGTCCTATTCCGACTTCTCGACAAGTCCAAGGCCATCGAGATCTTCGACGATCTCGATACGGCAGCCCAGGCCGATCTCGTCGCCGAGCTCAGCGACGCCAAGGTGTCCGAGGTGTTCGCCGGGCTCGAACCGGATGAGCAGGCGCGTCTCCTGGACGAGTTGCCGGCGCGCGTGGCGAAGAAGTTGATGACCGCGATGACGGCCGAAGATCACGGCCAGGTCACCAGGCTGCTTGGCTATCCCCGCGATTCGGTCGGCCGCACGATGGAACCGGCCGTCTACGCCAAGGAACACGAAACCGTAGACGAGGTGCTCCACCGCATCCGGTCCCATCACGCCTCGCTTGAAGCTCTCGCCGAGATCCCGGTCGTGTCGGACGTATTGGTGCTCGTCGGCAAACTCAATCCGATCGACTTGTTGCGAAGCGACGGAGATCGGCACGCCAGCGAGCTCATGGAAGCGGACCCGCCGTACGCGTATACCTCGGATGATGCGGAGACAGTCGCACGCCGCGTTCTCGACTCCGGGGACTTGTTGTTCCCCATTGTCGATGCCGAAAAGCGTCTCGTTGGGGTGTTTCCGATCGGCGACGCCGCCGCGCTGGACAAGCGGGCAGTCGACGAGGACTCTGCGCGAGCCGGCGGCGCCGAACCGCTGCGCAGGCCCTATCTGCTGACGCCGGTCGCCACGGTCGCCAAGTCGCGCGTGGTCTGGCTTCTCGTGTTGGCCGTTTCCGCCGTTCTCACAGTTCAGGTGCTCGAGATTTTCGAGGAGACGCTGTCCCAAGTCGTCGCCCTGGCCTTGTTCATTCCGCTCCTCACCGGGATCGGAGGCAACACCGGATCGCAGGCAGCGACCACCGTCACCCGCGCGCTATCGCTGGGCAATGTACGAAAACGCGACTTCATGAAAGTCGCGTTCAAGGAGCTACGCACCGGAATCCTGCTCGGCATCGCCCTCGGCGCGCTGGCGTTTGCGGTGGCATCGCTGGTCTACGGCGTGGGAATCGGCACCGTTGTCGGGCTGACAATCATCCTCAACTGCCCCATAGCGGCGACTGTGGGAGGACTCGTGCCCCTTGTCGCACAGGCGTGCAAGGTCGATCCGGCGGTGTTTTCCACTCCATTTATCTCGACCTTCTGCGACGCCACCGGCCTATTGCTCTACTTCACTGTCGCCATCACCGTCCTCGGTCTCTGA
- a CDS encoding PQQ-dependent sugar dehydrogenase translates to MSSTPRRRPHATRQALALGTITAVSIALTACFGSGSSSAVDGGSATGSLPPESSQQGAGSLGAPEVLGSGASPLASLETGSNASEDSNTLPAPTVVAEGLDVPWDIAFVDAETALVSQRDSGKVVEVADNGDKRVAGVIDNVDARGEAGLHGLTIHEGYLYAYYGTEEDNRVDRFELTGEPGSLGLGEREEIVSGLPIGNVHNGGRIAFGPDGKLYLAGGDFQELRDAKFTQDPYHPAGKILRYNPDGSIPGDNPWPGSPAYSMGHRNVQGLAWTDDGTLYAAEFGQDEWDELNKITAGANYGWPTVEGRGGTEEFTDPVQQWRPAAASPSGMAYADGMLYIANLRGERIRTVDVSDDSRSETHFTGQFGRLRHVEVAPDGSLWVLTNNTDGRGQLRDGDDKILRIE, encoded by the coding sequence ATGAGTTCGACACCACGACGCCGCCCTCACGCCACTCGGCAAGCGCTCGCGCTCGGCACGATTACGGCCGTATCGATTGCCCTTACCGCATGTTTCGGATCTGGATCCTCCAGCGCCGTCGACGGCGGATCGGCGACGGGCTCGCTCCCGCCTGAAAGCTCCCAGCAGGGGGCCGGCAGCCTCGGCGCACCTGAGGTTCTCGGATCTGGTGCATCTCCCCTGGCTTCTTTGGAAACCGGGTCGAATGCCTCTGAAGACTCCAACACCCTGCCCGCCCCGACGGTGGTGGCGGAGGGACTCGACGTGCCATGGGACATCGCCTTTGTCGATGCCGAAACCGCCCTGGTGAGCCAGCGAGATTCCGGCAAGGTCGTCGAGGTTGCGGACAACGGAGATAAGCGAGTCGCCGGCGTCATAGACAACGTCGATGCGCGCGGCGAGGCCGGGCTACATGGACTCACGATCCACGAGGGCTACCTGTACGCCTACTACGGCACTGAAGAGGACAATCGCGTCGACCGTTTCGAACTGACCGGCGAGCCCGGTTCTCTCGGTCTCGGCGAGCGGGAAGAGATCGTGTCTGGGCTTCCGATCGGCAACGTCCACAACGGAGGCCGGATCGCTTTCGGCCCGGACGGCAAACTGTATCTCGCGGGAGGAGACTTCCAAGAGCTGCGGGACGCCAAGTTCACCCAGGATCCGTATCATCCTGCGGGCAAGATTCTCCGGTACAACCCCGACGGCTCAATTCCCGGCGACAATCCCTGGCCGGGTTCCCCGGCATACAGCATGGGCCATCGCAACGTGCAGGGGCTGGCTTGGACCGACGACGGCACGTTGTACGCGGCGGAGTTCGGCCAGGACGAGTGGGACGAGCTCAATAAAATCACTGCGGGCGCGAATTACGGCTGGCCCACCGTTGAGGGCCGGGGAGGAACGGAGGAGTTCACCGATCCGGTTCAACAGTGGCGGCCTGCGGCGGCCAGCCCGTCGGGCATGGCATATGCGGACGGCATGCTTTACATCGCAAACCTTCGCGGGGAACGCATACGCACCGTTGACGTATCCGACGATTCTCGCTCCGAAACCCACTTCACCGGGCAGTTCGGCCGGCTCCGCCATGTCGAGGTCGCACCGGACGGCAGCCTGTGGGTGCTGACGAACAACACCGACGGACGCGGACAGCTGCGCGACGGCGACGACAAGATCCTGCGCATCGAGTAG
- a CDS encoding TIGR03571 family LLM class oxidoreductase, translating to MQQSPFEPSVRSHTELPGWRRVFAQGSMTLGLFFPIESYRGDTPRMEHQVERAQAAERAGFAGLYVRDILLRDPDFGDVGQIFDPWTYLAFIAGQTSEIAIGSGSIVAPFYHPLILAKQAASIDRLSGGRFIMGAASGDRQREFAAFGQQVQDRGAIFRETIEVMRHAHATSFRPTGWSGGALMGGDVVPKPLAAEIPLLITGTSQQAFDWIARNGHGWLTYPRALREQKFKVAQWREAVRRHAGEDVFKPFAQSLPVDLLDDPGAPATPMKFGFSLGRNKLLELLGSLSSIGVNHVILGLKAGRRPASDVLEELAEHVVPRFPALQV from the coding sequence ATGCAACAATCGCCGTTCGAGCCTTCCGTCCGCTCACACACCGAGCTTCCCGGTTGGCGCCGCGTGTTCGCTCAGGGATCGATGACTCTCGGGCTGTTCTTTCCCATCGAGTCCTACCGGGGCGACACTCCGCGCATGGAGCATCAGGTCGAGCGCGCACAAGCGGCCGAACGGGCCGGGTTCGCCGGGTTATACGTGCGGGATATCCTCCTGCGCGACCCGGACTTCGGTGACGTCGGGCAGATCTTCGATCCGTGGACATACCTTGCCTTCATCGCCGGGCAGACCAGCGAAATCGCCATCGGGTCCGGCTCCATCGTCGCGCCGTTCTATCACCCGCTCATCCTCGCAAAGCAGGCAGCGAGCATCGACCGGCTCTCAGGCGGCCGATTCATCATGGGCGCCGCCTCGGGCGACAGACAGCGGGAGTTCGCTGCCTTCGGCCAGCAGGTGCAGGACCGCGGCGCGATCTTCCGCGAGACGATCGAGGTCATGCGGCATGCCCATGCCACATCATTTCGGCCGACCGGCTGGAGCGGTGGGGCGCTCATGGGCGGCGACGTCGTGCCCAAGCCGCTCGCCGCCGAGATTCCGCTGCTCATCACTGGCACGAGCCAGCAGGCTTTCGACTGGATCGCCCGCAATGGCCACGGTTGGCTGACCTACCCGCGTGCCCTCCGCGAGCAGAAGTTCAAGGTCGCCCAATGGCGCGAGGCCGTGCGTCGCCATGCCGGCGAGGACGTATTCAAACCCTTCGCCCAGTCGCTCCCCGTCGACCTCCTCGACGATCCCGGCGCGCCCGCCACCCCGATGAAGTTCGGCTTCAGCCTCGGCCGCAACAAGCTCCTCGAGCTCCTTGGTTCCTTGTCCTCAATCGGCGTCAACCACGTCATCCTCGGCCTCAAGGCCGGACGACGCCCGGCAAGCGATGTACTCGAAGAACTCGCCGAGCACGTCGTGCCCAGGTTCCCCGCATTGCAGGTATGA
- a CDS encoding TM2 domain-containing protein: MTRPYDFEPTGEYGSDRFGGADFSGPFAEGARDGTPSATNPYLAPGAQEPTVANPLFGEDPNPYQYAAHPYSNPGYGAPAHVPTPYDSAMGYIPDSGRELLPHAAAYGQMNSALAKPKSHAAAALLAFFLGSLGVHNFYLGYTSRGVIQLVIWLLSLLTVVVVIGVLGFMVVGIWAFIEFLLILFRSGSYGYDSRGIPLY; the protein is encoded by the coding sequence ATGACTCGCCCATACGATTTCGAACCCACCGGAGAGTACGGATCGGATCGCTTCGGCGGCGCCGACTTCTCGGGCCCGTTCGCCGAGGGCGCTCGCGATGGGACGCCGTCGGCGACGAACCCGTACCTGGCGCCGGGGGCCCAGGAGCCCACTGTGGCCAACCCGCTGTTCGGTGAGGATCCGAACCCATATCAATACGCCGCACACCCGTATTCGAATCCGGGTTACGGAGCGCCGGCGCACGTGCCGACGCCGTACGACTCCGCGATGGGGTACATTCCCGACTCGGGGCGGGAGCTCCTTCCGCACGCCGCCGCGTACGGCCAGATGAATTCCGCCTTGGCGAAGCCAAAATCGCACGCCGCTGCTGCGCTGCTCGCCTTTTTCCTCGGAAGCCTGGGGGTGCACAATTTCTATCTGGGGTACACCAGTCGCGGTGTGATTCAGCTCGTCATCTGGTTGCTCAGCCTGCTAACCGTGGTGGTGGTCATCGGTGTCCTCGGCTTCATGGTGGTGGGAATTTGGGCGTTCATCGAATTCCTGCTCATTCTTTTCCGCTCGGGCTCGTACGGGTACGACAGTCGCGGCATCCCGCTGTATTGA
- a CDS encoding TetR/AcrR family transcriptional regulator, producing MALSKSELLEGAVEILSRGEPLTLDAVARSSGLTKPGVIHHVGSKEGLMVAVVDHVIDRWTEDLDSRLPPDATDVDRLAAYVDHALSTNFDPSDLAPLADIRLRETLRDRWTEKLSSWMVASTTGPFRARRIAARLLADGAWFNSAAGIETMSDDERAEVRRIAQQLISGGEIQ from the coding sequence GTGGCACTTTCGAAGTCCGAACTCCTGGAAGGCGCGGTCGAAATACTCTCCCGCGGCGAGCCCTTGACGCTCGACGCGGTCGCGCGGTCGAGTGGGCTCACCAAGCCCGGCGTCATCCACCATGTGGGTTCCAAGGAGGGGCTCATGGTGGCCGTGGTAGACCATGTCATCGACCGCTGGACCGAGGACCTCGATTCTCGACTGCCCCCGGACGCCACCGACGTCGATCGCCTCGCCGCGTACGTAGACCACGCGTTATCGACGAACTTCGACCCCTCCGATCTCGCTCCGCTCGCCGACATCAGGTTGCGCGAGACCCTTCGGGACCGGTGGACCGAGAAGCTGTCGTCATGGATGGTGGCCTCGACCACCGGACCGTTCCGGGCGCGACGCATCGCCGCGCGACTCCTCGCCGACGGGGCGTGGTTCAATTCTGCGGCCGGCATCGAGACCATGAGCGACGACGAGCGCGCCGAGGTACGCCGAATCGCGCAACAACTCATTTCCGGAGGTGAGATCCAATGA
- a CDS encoding DMT family transporter, protein MITQPPPPAQKRVPRSAWMFLVAAIASEVTGSLSLKGALDRPALYLLVVTGFVFAFVFLAQVLRRGLPIGVAYGIWGAAGVAATAILSTLIYGEPFSALMGVGIVLVIAGVVLIELGGNNAAGEESASTSANRGSE, encoded by the coding sequence ATGATCACGCAGCCACCGCCGCCCGCGCAGAAACGCGTGCCGCGTAGCGCGTGGATGTTCCTCGTCGCGGCCATCGCCTCGGAGGTCACGGGCTCACTTTCCCTCAAGGGTGCACTCGATCGTCCCGCGCTCTACCTTCTCGTCGTCACCGGCTTCGTCTTCGCTTTCGTGTTCCTCGCGCAGGTCCTTCGCCGCGGCCTGCCGATCGGAGTCGCCTACGGCATCTGGGGTGCCGCGGGCGTCGCGGCGACGGCGATCCTCTCGACGCTGATCTACGGAGAACCGTTCTCCGCGCTGATGGGCGTCGGCATTGTTCTCGTTATCGCCGGGGTGGTTCTCATCGAGCTCGGCGGCAACAACGCGGCAGGCGAGGAATCCGCCTCTACATCTGCGAATCGGGGGAGCGAATGA
- a CDS encoding DMT family transporter, whose amino-acid sequence MNFIAWAFLLLAIAFEVAGTLSLRMLALHGKRWLVPIVAGYAIAFTSLSMSLSQGMPLGVAYGTWVAVGVALVAILGRALFKDPFTKRMAAGVVLVMAGVLLIEIGATH is encoded by the coding sequence ATGAATTTCATAGCCTGGGCATTTCTCCTTCTTGCCATCGCATTCGAAGTAGCCGGGACCTTGTCCCTGCGCATGCTCGCACTTCACGGCAAGCGCTGGCTGGTCCCTATCGTCGCCGGCTACGCAATCGCCTTCACGAGCCTGTCGATGTCCTTGTCCCAGGGCATGCCACTCGGCGTCGCCTACGGAACGTGGGTCGCCGTCGGTGTCGCACTCGTCGCCATTCTCGGCCGCGCGCTTTTCAAGGACCCCTTTACCAAGCGCATGGCCGCAGGCGTCGTTCTGGTTATGGCCGGCGTACTCCTCATCGAGATCGGGGCGACGCACTAG
- a CDS encoding ArsR/SmtB family transcription factor, with protein MAKYSDELDTVFIALADPTRRSIIRLLSAGPAPVGTLAEPFDITLPSFMKHIRSLERAGIIHTWKAGRVRTCELDRTRLSLVDDWLADERARWNARTDRLEQLVTSPEESS; from the coding sequence GTGGCTAAGTATTCTGACGAGCTGGATACGGTGTTCATCGCACTGGCGGACCCGACCAGGCGGTCGATCATCAGGCTCTTGAGTGCAGGCCCCGCACCAGTCGGCACTCTCGCCGAACCCTTCGACATCACGCTCCCGTCGTTCATGAAGCACATCAGATCGCTCGAGCGCGCCGGCATCATCCACACCTGGAAGGCCGGCCGGGTTCGCACCTGCGAACTCGACCGCACCCGCCTTTCCCTCGTCGACGACTGGCTCGCCGACGAACGCGCACGGTGGAACGCACGCACCGACCGGCTAGAGCAGTTGGTCACCAGCCCAGAGGAGTCATCATGA
- a CDS encoding SRPBCC domain-containing protein: MISHEFDPERDLRIQRVMRAPKERVWKAWTDPELLQKWWVPAPTVARIERLDPTAGGAFVTKMSEDGQNFVPHTDGIFLLVEHESRIVFTNAISSSWHPALPAPIGMTAEITLSSHAEGTDYRAIVRHADPQARATHEELGFFDGWGAVTEALAKLAESL, translated from the coding sequence ATGATCTCGCACGAATTCGATCCGGAGCGCGATCTGCGGATCCAGCGCGTCATGCGCGCGCCGAAAGAACGCGTATGGAAAGCGTGGACCGATCCGGAGTTACTACAAAAGTGGTGGGTCCCGGCACCCACGGTCGCGCGCATCGAGCGACTCGATCCGACGGCTGGCGGCGCGTTCGTCACGAAAATGAGCGAAGACGGGCAGAACTTCGTCCCCCACACCGACGGCATCTTCCTCCTCGTCGAGCACGAGAGCCGCATCGTGTTCACCAATGCCATCTCGAGTTCCTGGCACCCCGCGCTACCCGCCCCTATTGGCATGACGGCGGAGATCACCCTCTCCAGCCACGCCGAGGGCACCGACTATCGCGCTATCGTGCGCCATGCGGACCCACAGGCCCGTGCCACACACGAGGAGCTTGGCTTCTTCGATGGCTGGGGAGCTGTCACCGAGGCGCTGGCAAAACTCGCCGAGTCCCTCTAG
- a CDS encoding siderophore-interacting protein gives MPNISVTHSDSGLVRVVVQRREEVSPHIIRVTFGGADLERFEYKGFDQWFRLAIPIRGDASLHKMPTKFGIGGYLKYLTLPKGTRPVIRNYTIRQFRENPAEMDVDFVVHGTDGYAGPWAASVEPGTEAAFIDQGCGWNPVDADRSLIVADESGMPAALGILRDMPRDARGTAIIETFDERDQQFVNAPDGVNVRWVVRGGDEEPGAAALPALKEEEIGSDLYAFAVGESGLATGARRYLVGECGVPKANVTFSGYWKLGKAAPS, from the coding sequence ATGCCCAACATCAGCGTCACTCACTCTGACTCCGGACTCGTCCGGGTCGTCGTCCAACGGCGCGAGGAGGTGTCGCCGCACATCATCAGGGTGACGTTCGGGGGAGCCGACCTCGAGCGGTTCGAATACAAGGGATTCGACCAGTGGTTCCGGCTTGCTATTCCGATTCGGGGCGATGCAAGTCTCCACAAGATGCCCACGAAGTTCGGTATTGGCGGGTACCTCAAATACCTCACGCTGCCAAAGGGTACGCGCCCGGTGATACGGAACTACACGATCCGGCAGTTCCGCGAGAATCCCGCGGAGATGGATGTGGACTTCGTCGTCCATGGCACCGATGGTTACGCCGGGCCCTGGGCGGCGTCGGTCGAGCCGGGGACAGAGGCGGCGTTCATCGACCAGGGCTGCGGGTGGAACCCCGTCGACGCGGACCGCAGCCTCATCGTCGCCGACGAGAGCGGCATGCCCGCGGCGCTCGGGATCCTTCGAGATATGCCGCGCGATGCCCGGGGCACCGCGATCATTGAGACTTTCGACGAGCGTGACCAGCAGTTCGTCAACGCGCCGGACGGCGTGAATGTGCGGTGGGTCGTTCGAGGCGGCGACGAGGAGCCCGGGGCCGCTGCTCTACCGGCGTTGAAAGAAGAAGAGATCGGCAGCGATCTCTACGCCTTCGCCGTCGGCGAATCCGGGCTTGCCACTGGTGCGCGCCGCTACCTCGTGGGCGAATGCGGCGTACCCAAGGCAAACGTGACGTTCTCGGGCTACTGGAAGCTGGGAAAGGCCGCCCCGAGCTAG